A stretch of Roseibium porphyridii DNA encodes these proteins:
- a CDS encoding DMT family transporter — translation MKQTMTPRLWAVLLLTAALFGSSFLFIKLTVESIPPITLAAGRASLAALAVYFFMRLSGERMPSPGKAWQPIIVLGVLTAIIPYIAIAYGQTHIASSLGGILFATIPVFSVLIAPTFLPEEHLTKSRLFGVALGFAGVVLAIGPSAFSHLDTQLAGAGVTVLAALSYATGNIFARANGKLQPVVLASGQLIVAALVLTPLSMIFDRPWALSPGPSQLGTLIVVALFNTAVPVMLMFWLIRNAGASNASLLAFFMPVASVLLGVFVLAEGLSWTTGIGFALIVLGAVLVTGSLSLRRSFQRA, via the coding sequence ATGAAACAGACAATGACGCCGCGCCTCTGGGCGGTGTTGCTGCTCACGGCTGCACTCTTTGGGTCTTCGTTTTTATTCATCAAGCTCACGGTGGAAAGCATTCCGCCCATCACGCTTGCGGCCGGACGAGCAAGCCTTGCGGCACTGGCTGTCTATTTTTTCATGAGGCTGTCCGGTGAACGCATGCCATCTCCAGGGAAAGCCTGGCAGCCAATTATCGTGCTCGGTGTCCTGACCGCCATCATTCCCTATATCGCTATTGCATATGGCCAAACCCATATTGCCAGCAGTCTGGGCGGAATTCTGTTTGCAACAATCCCGGTCTTCAGCGTTCTGATCGCCCCGACCTTTCTGCCGGAAGAGCACTTGACGAAAAGTCGCCTTTTCGGCGTCGCGCTTGGATTTGCAGGTGTGGTTCTAGCCATCGGACCCAGTGCCTTTTCACATCTGGACACACAGTTGGCTGGTGCCGGCGTCACTGTCCTGGCTGCCCTCAGCTATGCGACAGGAAACATATTTGCCCGGGCGAATGGCAAACTCCAACCCGTTGTTCTGGCAAGCGGACAGTTGATCGTCGCAGCTTTGGTCCTGACCCCGCTCAGCATGATCTTCGACCGTCCCTGGGCCTTGTCTCCCGGTCCGTCGCAACTGGGCACCCTGATAGTCGTTGCCTTGTTCAACACCGCCGTGCCCGTCATGCTGATGTTCTGGCTGATCCGGAACGCAGGTGCATCAAATGCGTCTCTGCTCGCGTTCTTCATGCCTGTGGCATCCGTACTGCTCGGTGTTTTTGTTCTTGCTGAAGGTCTGTCCTGGACGACAGGTATCGGGTTTGCGCTGATCGTTCTTGGCGCGGTCCTGGTTACGGGGAGTCTAAGCCTACGTCGGTCGTTTCAGCGCGCATAA
- a CDS encoding aminotransferase class I/II-fold pyridoxal phosphate-dependent enzyme, which translates to MTQPKPMRDFGLEVFFSEWEFKAQHHMTASDLESMRVSDLLSLAAPEDREGFETLWLGYTETWGAPALRAEIARTYEQMKPENILCLAGAGEGLYAVSKVLLEAEDHAIVPTPNYQSAETIPLSICEVTGVPLLKGDTKAGWQLDLDRIREAIRPNTKLLSLNFPHNPTGMLINRADLEALIDLCRKHGIWVLSDEVYRGVELDPADRMPQIADLYERGISLNVMSKAYGLPGLRIGWIAARNAKLLQKVERYKHYLSICNSGPSEVLATIALKAREEILERNRALLTKNVVALEKLFEEFPGLIDWKRPQGGCVAFPRYTGPEDVELFCRRLLEESGVLLLPGSIYASDLNDMPNGHFRIGFGRAKVFEDGLSAMREHFRAHYADFQI; encoded by the coding sequence ATGACGCAACCAAAACCCATGCGCGATTTCGGTTTGGAAGTCTTTTTCTCCGAATGGGAATTCAAGGCGCAGCACCACATGACCGCTTCGGATTTGGAAAGCATGCGGGTTTCCGACCTTTTGTCACTGGCAGCGCCCGAAGATCGCGAGGGTTTTGAAACTCTCTGGTTGGGTTATACGGAAACCTGGGGAGCCCCAGCACTTCGTGCTGAAATTGCGCGAACCTACGAGCAGATGAAGCCGGAAAACATTCTTTGCCTCGCAGGCGCTGGCGAAGGACTTTACGCGGTTTCAAAAGTGCTGCTCGAAGCAGAAGACCACGCCATCGTACCAACACCGAATTATCAAAGCGCTGAAACAATTCCGCTCTCGATTTGTGAGGTCACGGGAGTACCTTTGCTGAAAGGCGACACCAAAGCCGGGTGGCAACTGGATCTCGATCGCATTCGGGAGGCAATCCGGCCGAACACAAAACTGTTGTCCCTGAACTTTCCGCACAACCCGACCGGCATGCTGATCAATCGTGCAGATCTGGAGGCCCTTATTGATCTTTGTCGCAAACACGGCATCTGGGTCTTGAGCGATGAGGTCTATCGCGGGGTTGAGCTGGATCCCGCAGACCGGATGCCACAAATTGCGGATCTATATGAACGTGGCATATCACTTAATGTCATGTCCAAAGCCTATGGACTTCCAGGGCTTCGGATCGGTTGGATTGCAGCACGGAACGCGAAGCTTCTGCAGAAAGTTGAACGCTACAAGCATTATCTTTCTATCTGCAACTCCGGACCTTCCGAAGTCCTCGCAACCATTGCCTTGAAGGCACGTGAGGAAATCCTTGAACGGAACCGGGCGCTTTTGACAAAGAACGTGGTCGCACTGGAAAAGCTTTTTGAAGAATTTCCAGGTCTGATCGACTGGAAACGTCCTCAAGGTGGATGTGTCGCCTTTCCGCGCTACACAGGTCCCGAAGATGTTGAACTGTTTTGCCGCAGACTTCTGGAAGAGAGCGGCGTTCTTCTGTTGCCGGGTTCCATCTACGCCTCTGACCTCAATGATATGCCGAACGGTCATTTCCGCATTGGCTTTGGACGCGCAAAGGTGTTTGAGGATGGGCTTTCTGCCATGAGGGAACACTTCAGGGCGCACTATGCCGATTTTCAGATCTGA
- a CDS encoding formate dehydrogenase subunit gamma: MKRLVLAFVVLFGLLSPGVAQDQQPPADRSATGGAQTLEDILKRQRGEKIDSDFRRNATGDPDTAAGISSQLGTLGGVSDPELWRALRYGSADIKVSSGGEEATVLMQDGGMRWLAFREGPLATYGSYLLGATVLLLGLFYLLRGRIRIDGEKTGQTITRFKAIERFGHWLLAGSFILLAITGLITLFGRFAVIPLIGKEAYAPVALASKWIHNNVAWAFMLGLVMVFVMWVVHNIPNKTDLKWIAVGGGLLKKGVHPPAKKFNFGQKMIFWGVIVLGASISASGISLLFPFEFPMFAKTFEILNATGLPQLVGLGVLPTALAPHEEMQFAQLWHAIVAFLMMAMILAHIYIGSVGMEGAYDAMGSGEVELQWAREHHGLWVQEVEDAEKTAEAKNAVPAE, translated from the coding sequence ATGAAACGCCTGGTGCTGGCATTCGTGGTTCTTTTCGGGCTCCTTTCGCCGGGTGTTGCACAAGACCAGCAACCACCTGCAGACCGCAGCGCGACCGGCGGTGCGCAAACTCTGGAAGACATTCTGAAACGGCAACGCGGCGAGAAAATCGACAGCGATTTCAGGCGCAACGCGACCGGAGATCCAGATACTGCAGCTGGTATCTCCTCGCAGCTCGGCACACTTGGCGGTGTGTCCGATCCAGAACTCTGGCGCGCCCTCAGGTATGGGTCCGCGGATATCAAGGTGTCGTCAGGTGGCGAGGAAGCAACCGTCCTGATGCAGGACGGCGGAATGCGTTGGCTGGCTTTCCGTGAAGGGCCACTGGCCACTTATGGCTCGTATCTTCTGGGCGCTACCGTTTTGTTGCTGGGTCTCTTCTATCTCTTACGAGGTCGTATCCGCATCGATGGCGAAAAGACCGGTCAGACGATCACGCGTTTCAAGGCGATTGAACGTTTTGGGCATTGGCTCCTTGCAGGATCGTTCATACTGCTGGCGATCACCGGGCTGATAACATTGTTCGGTCGCTTTGCGGTTATTCCTTTGATCGGCAAGGAAGCTTACGCACCTGTCGCGCTTGCCTCAAAATGGATCCACAACAACGTTGCCTGGGCCTTCATGCTTGGGCTCGTGATGGTGTTCGTGATGTGGGTGGTGCACAACATTCCCAATAAGACGGACCTCAAATGGATCGCCGTTGGCGGGGGACTGCTGAAAAAGGGTGTTCATCCGCCAGCCAAGAAGTTCAATTTCGGCCAGAAGATGATCTTCTGGGGGGTGATTGTCCTTGGTGCCTCCATATCGGCTTCGGGGATCTCACTGCTGTTCCCATTTGAATTTCCGATGTTCGCCAAGACTTTTGAGATCCTTAATGCGACTGGATTGCCGCAGCTTGTCGGCCTCGGTGTTCTGCCGACGGCGCTTGCCCCGCATGAGGAAATGCAGTTCGCGCAACTGTGGCATGCCATTGTCGCGTTCCTGATGATGGCGATGATCCTTGCACATATCTACATCGGATCCGTCGGCATGGAAGGCGCATACGACGCCATGGGGTCGGGCGAAGTCGAATTGCAGTGGGCCCGCGAACACCACGGACTTTGGGTTCAGGAAGTTGAAGACGCGGAAAAGACCGCTGAAGCCAAGAACGCGGTTCCCGCGGAATAG
- a CDS encoding c-type cytochrome: MSGCQSTVPKVKLCQPAFLQSAFGLLVLLAAGAASAAEFETLKGHGGPVMDIAVSEETGTVATASFDNSVAVWSKREPRWLDGHEAAVKVVAFVDGKTAVSAGDDNDLLLWNIEDGSSRRLEGHTAKIMGLAVSPDKKFVASASWDTRIGLWPVDGGEPVYLNGHASGVNAVAFSADGKRLYSASVDGSIKLWDLEKRQEARVIDRNGFGINVFAVGGETNGRETWLAYGTQDGVTRIVDIETGERLRDFSFERRPILAIDLSHDGTKLATGDGHGYITVVDTRSWAIETDFRAALKGPIWALAFSRSGDVLHAGGIENIVYSWPLADLSSAEPMASKTPDFLKKPEEMSNGERQFARKCSICHALGAEGERKAGPTLYNVFGRQAGTLPGYSYSETLTGSDIVWSEKTIDQLFLDGPDHYIPGSKMPMQRIVRREDRSDLIDYLKRATSEGEDQ; this comes from the coding sequence ATGTCTGGCTGTCAATCAACCGTGCCGAAAGTGAAGCTCTGCCAACCTGCCTTTTTGCAGAGCGCTTTTGGGCTGCTTGTCTTGCTGGCAGCAGGCGCGGCCAGTGCCGCCGAATTCGAAACCCTGAAGGGACATGGCGGACCGGTGATGGACATCGCGGTTTCGGAAGAAACGGGAACTGTCGCGACAGCAAGTTTCGACAATTCCGTTGCGGTTTGGTCCAAACGTGAACCACGCTGGCTGGACGGCCATGAAGCGGCGGTGAAAGTCGTTGCATTTGTTGATGGCAAGACCGCGGTTTCAGCAGGTGACGACAACGATCTCCTGCTTTGGAACATCGAAGATGGCTCGTCCAGACGTCTGGAAGGGCATACGGCCAAGATCATGGGGCTCGCCGTTTCTCCGGACAAGAAGTTCGTGGCCAGTGCCAGTTGGGACACCCGCATTGGTCTCTGGCCCGTAGATGGCGGTGAGCCGGTTTATTTGAACGGTCATGCGTCGGGTGTAAACGCAGTCGCATTTTCTGCCGATGGCAAAAGGCTATATTCGGCGTCTGTCGATGGTTCCATAAAACTTTGGGATCTTGAGAAAAGACAGGAAGCACGGGTCATCGACCGCAATGGTTTCGGTATCAATGTGTTTGCTGTCGGAGGCGAAACGAACGGTAGGGAAACCTGGCTTGCCTACGGGACTCAGGACGGGGTAACCCGGATCGTCGACATCGAAACCGGTGAACGACTGCGAGATTTCTCGTTTGAGCGCAGGCCCATTCTGGCGATTGATCTCAGCCATGACGGTACAAAGCTTGCGACGGGAGACGGCCATGGATACATCACCGTTGTTGATACGAGATCCTGGGCAATAGAGACGGATTTCAGAGCGGCTCTGAAAGGCCCAATCTGGGCATTGGCCTTTTCCAGGAGCGGCGACGTGCTGCATGCTGGCGGCATTGAAAATATCGTTTACTCTTGGCCTTTAGCGGATCTGTCTTCGGCGGAACCGATGGCGTCCAAAACGCCTGATTTCCTAAAAAAGCCGGAAGAAATGTCCAACGGTGAGCGTCAATTCGCGCGCAAGTGTTCCATTTGCCATGCGCTTGGAGCGGAGGGCGAACGCAAGGCGGGGCCGACCCTTTATAATGTGTTTGGCCGTCAGGCAGGCACATTGCCTGGCTACTCATACTCTGAAACCCTGACCGGGTCTGATATTGTCTGGTCAGAAAAGACTATCGATCAACTGTTCCTGGACGGGCCAGACCACTATATTCCAGGCTCCAAGATGCCGATGCAACGAATTGTACGGCGGGAAGACCGGAGTGATCTGATCGACTACCTCAAAAGGGCCACTTCTGAAGGAGAAGACCAATGA
- a CDS encoding pyridoxamine 5'-phosphate oxidase family protein translates to MTLTQIEESVWETLHADVQRPGSSFRYLNLCSVDHRQTPKARIVVLRKIDPRKRTLEFHTDTRSPKWRELTGNPSAAVLGYCAETRLQFRFEGHVTLFEPSSDYALTVWSSLPLHTRGTYAGGPPGDELPEPHAPIEAFQDQPEGQQGRDRFGIIVFSVTSLDWFKLSRESNIRAQFGYDDNGGLMSSSWVNP, encoded by the coding sequence ATGACGCTGACGCAGATTGAAGAAAGTGTCTGGGAAACTCTTCACGCGGATGTCCAGCGGCCAGGCTCAAGTTTCAGATATTTGAACCTGTGTTCAGTGGATCACCGCCAAACACCAAAAGCGCGCATTGTGGTCCTGCGCAAGATCGATCCTCGCAAACGCACTCTTGAATTCCACACCGACACCCGCAGTCCGAAGTGGCGCGAGCTGACCGGCAACCCCAGTGCTGCAGTTCTTGGATATTGCGCTGAAACACGTCTCCAGTTTCGGTTCGAAGGTCATGTCACGCTCTTTGAGCCATCCTCCGACTACGCACTGACAGTCTGGTCGTCCCTGCCCCTTCATACCCGCGGCACCTATGCGGGCGGGCCACCTGGTGATGAATTGCCCGAACCTCATGCTCCAATAGAAGCTTTCCAAGACCAACCCGAAGGCCAACAAGGTCGCGATCGTTTTGGCATCATCGTCTTTTCAGTGACATCGCTCGACTGGTTCAAACTCAGCAGAGAAAGCAACATCAGAGCCCAATTCGGCTATGATGACAACGGCGGCCTCATGTCCAGTTCTTGGGTCAATCCATAA
- a CDS encoding MarR family winged helix-turn-helix transcriptional regulator, protein MAEEFGACACMNLRMTTRLIAQFFDQRLQPIGLKNTQFTLLVVLRQHAPVSITKLAELLGMDRTTLTRNVRPLKNDGLIDEQPGNDARVRLLSLSQNGETAVTEATPYWREAQTEFLKRFGEGRWQALKLELTDINYVVS, encoded by the coding sequence ATGGCAGAAGAATTTGGCGCCTGCGCCTGCATGAACCTCAGAATGACAACGAGATTGATTGCGCAGTTCTTCGACCAGCGCCTTCAACCAATCGGTCTGAAGAACACCCAGTTTACGTTGCTGGTGGTTCTGCGCCAGCATGCACCGGTCTCAATCACGAAGCTTGCCGAACTGCTTGGCATGGATCGAACCACCCTCACCCGAAACGTTAGACCTTTGAAAAACGACGGCCTGATTGATGAGCAGCCCGGGAATGATGCCAGAGTGCGTTTGCTCTCTCTTAGCCAGAACGGCGAAACTGCTGTAACCGAGGCCACACCCTACTGGCGAGAGGCGCAAACAGAATTCCTGAAACGATTTGGCGAGGGCCGCTGGCAGGCTTTGAAGCTGGAGCTTACCGACATCAACTATGTCGTGAGCTGA
- a CDS encoding MBL fold metallo-hydrolase codes for MQRSEQSAADALYSPVRGDDPTVDRVDAAKRELSSEGIEVNGALSIDCLKPTKEFEDLTAEDPDRSFHSQLHYFETLLSYGQNQDPRVTMLMVNAYHNSNQQAHGIAFFERLLERYGEGFTDDVRAVYLSAYAILRATHAERVPLVKRIPWVLKTFQHLEESRRLTGGTHPIVRWAAGQIYAQVPFFFGKRSQAYEDLTWLVERPETEPVFGFYREVYRQLARLYERDGHQEKADHFWHHSGYQSYVPKAMFMGWFTSTNVAGASMAPEPVLEEIIPGSIFALYGFGFSDIYFVLSTDGTGLIAVDAGTQPHSLKAAHEFLLQKHPSLPTVTHVFVTHAHWDHIGGHSYFRNLNPDVIFYGRDNYQAVVDRVVRNHSYRQFRGQDFDHHWVETYAPDIAVSDVTVVEVAGTKIELVPVTGGETEDAMLVHLPDLQTVFAGDIVMPWYGEPWVNEGYPDDAVSSMDEVLSRRPKHILHGHHPLTALYGHEQLKAFRQHYCWLVDMVRVHVKNGFSAKDIIRLNLIPHGLQHQPENYLSYLAARDNVIARTADQMVGIWQEDRTGQDPQGLDALTPAEFGRMLQHYLGLTAAQAATTIRKMIANGDNELALKIAIAAEQRFGSTQVLTDLKEEAGDRLRSAIQFFDPFRFVTYTEMIGQEHLPIKGVKRIESAQAQFELGASSNPTMKPHSL; via the coding sequence ATGCAGAGATCAGAGCAAAGTGCGGCCGACGCACTTTATTCTCCTGTCCGCGGCGACGATCCGACTGTTGACCGCGTGGACGCCGCAAAGCGTGAACTTTCCAGCGAAGGGATCGAAGTAAATGGGGCCTTGTCTATCGATTGTTTAAAGCCGACGAAAGAGTTCGAAGACCTCACGGCAGAAGATCCGGATCGTAGTTTTCATTCGCAGCTGCATTACTTCGAGACCCTCTTGTCATATGGGCAAAACCAGGATCCGCGGGTCACCATGCTGATGGTCAATGCCTATCACAACTCCAACCAGCAAGCGCACGGTATTGCGTTTTTTGAACGGCTTCTCGAAAGGTACGGCGAGGGATTTACCGATGACGTTCGTGCCGTCTATCTTTCAGCCTATGCCATTTTGCGTGCAACCCATGCTGAGCGCGTTCCACTCGTCAAGCGCATACCCTGGGTCTTGAAAACCTTTCAGCATCTGGAGGAAAGCCGGCGCCTTACAGGCGGCACTCACCCAATCGTGCGATGGGCGGCAGGGCAAATCTATGCGCAGGTTCCTTTTTTCTTCGGCAAAAGATCACAGGCCTATGAAGACCTGACATGGCTTGTCGAGAGACCTGAGACGGAACCGGTTTTCGGCTTCTATCGGGAAGTTTATCGGCAACTTGCGCGACTTTATGAGCGGGACGGGCATCAGGAGAAGGCCGACCATTTCTGGCACCACAGCGGCTATCAGTCCTATGTTCCCAAAGCGATGTTCATGGGTTGGTTCACTTCAACGAACGTCGCAGGTGCTTCGATGGCACCTGAACCCGTGTTGGAAGAAATCATTCCGGGCTCGATCTTCGCGCTCTACGGCTTCGGATTTTCAGATATCTACTTTGTCCTCTCAACAGATGGCACCGGGCTGATTGCCGTTGATGCAGGCACGCAGCCCCACTCCTTGAAGGCGGCACACGAGTTTCTGCTCCAGAAACATCCCTCTCTGCCTACAGTTACGCATGTGTTTGTCACCCATGCCCATTGGGACCATATCGGCGGTCACAGCTACTTTCGCAACCTGAACCCCGACGTGATCTTCTACGGTCGCGACAACTATCAAGCCGTCGTGGATCGTGTTGTTCGCAATCACAGTTATCGGCAATTCCGCGGCCAGGATTTCGATCATCACTGGGTTGAAACCTACGCACCGGATATTGCGGTTAGCGACGTGACCGTTGTTGAGGTCGCCGGGACGAAGATTGAACTGGTTCCCGTTACGGGTGGTGAAACCGAAGACGCAATGCTCGTTCATTTGCCCGACCTCCAAACGGTCTTCGCCGGTGACATCGTCATGCCGTGGTACGGCGAACCCTGGGTCAATGAAGGTTATCCAGATGACGCAGTCAGCAGTATGGATGAAGTTCTCTCAAGAAGACCGAAACACATTCTGCATGGTCATCATCCCTTGACGGCCCTTTACGGGCACGAACAGCTCAAAGCGTTTCGACAACACTATTGCTGGCTGGTCGATATGGTGCGCGTCCATGTCAAGAATGGCTTTTCAGCAAAAGACATCATTCGCCTGAACCTGATCCCGCATGGTCTTCAACATCAACCGGAGAACTACCTCTCATATCTGGCAGCGCGAGATAATGTGATCGCGCGTACTGCCGATCAGATGGTGGGAATTTGGCAGGAAGACAGGACCGGACAGGATCCGCAAGGTCTCGACGCTCTTACACCCGCAGAATTTGGCAGAATGCTGCAACACTATCTTGGGCTCACGGCCGCACAAGCCGCGACCACAATCCGAAAGATGATCGCGAACGGCGACAACGAACTTGCGCTCAAGATCGCGATCGCTGCCGAGCAGCGATTCGGCTCCACGCAAGTACTCACCGATCTCAAGGAAGAAGCCGGCGACCGGTTGAGAAGTGCCATACAGTTCTTCGACCCGTTCCGGTTTGTCACCTATACGGAAATGATCGGGCAGGAGCATCTACCGATTAAGGGCGTGAAGAGGATTGAGAGCGCACAGGCTCAATTCGAGCTTGGTGCCAGCTCAAACCCCACCATGAAGCCGCACTCTCTTTGA
- a CDS encoding helix-turn-helix transcriptional regulator, with amino-acid sequence MTELHALTPICKAISALFPGQVEVVLHDLKTGRISAIENGFSPRKQGDDSLVETADFQSELRPDDTIGPYLKSNSDGARLRSVSALLRDEAGRPSALLCLNLRLTELEAARDVLAALTSFQMDTGSNMLRNDWREVTNSIVASTLKELKLSFNQLRRPNRLIIVERLVSADIFAARGSTDYVAEVLGISRASLYELIRQAKQSPDTKVKR; translated from the coding sequence ATGACTGAGCTGCACGCACTAACTCCGATCTGCAAGGCAATTTCCGCCCTTTTCCCTGGGCAGGTCGAGGTCGTTTTGCACGATCTCAAAACAGGCAGAATTTCTGCAATCGAAAATGGATTTTCACCAAGAAAGCAAGGTGACGACAGCCTGGTCGAAACGGCGGATTTCCAGTCAGAGCTCCGTCCGGACGACACGATCGGACCTTATCTGAAGTCGAATTCGGACGGTGCAAGACTGCGCTCGGTTTCAGCATTGCTTCGGGACGAGGCAGGTCGGCCGAGTGCTCTATTATGCCTCAATCTGCGCCTGACCGAACTGGAAGCTGCGCGCGATGTGCTTGCAGCTCTCACTTCGTTTCAAATGGACACTGGCTCCAACATGCTCAGGAACGACTGGCGCGAAGTCACAAATTCAATCGTGGCCTCCACGCTGAAAGAATTGAAACTCTCGTTCAATCAGCTGCGTCGTCCCAATCGGCTGATAATAGTCGAGCGCCTTGTCAGTGCAGACATCTTCGCCGCCCGCGGTTCCACTGACTATGTCGCCGAAGTCTTGGGGATTTCCCGCGCCAGTCTCTACGAACTGATCAGACAGGCAAAACAGTCACCAGATACGAAAGTCAAAAGGTGA